Proteins encoded within one genomic window of Streptomyces sp. NBC_01314:
- a CDS encoding LacI family DNA-binding transcriptional regulator, translated as MSRADPEDGRATLADYAADGPVDGNDGQGDTSRPVTIAFIAESAGVSVPTVSKVINGKSGVSADTRARVEELVNRYGYRKPTGAHRNNVVELVFRELKHMWAVEIIRGVERVARQHRVGVMVSEFGLHDADPLTWDDTVSRRPNCVLSVAQLSEAEREQLKAKGIPFVVVDPATELPDDVPFVGATNWSGGRAATRHLTELGHRRIAMISGPPDQLYCCARLDGYRSAMRSADLPVEPELVVYAPLTSEDGYAAACSLLALPERPTAVFAANDLQALGVYQAAREAGLRIPDDLSVVGFDDLPVVAWVDPPLTTVHQPLTEMAAAATELALTLGRGEAAPQAGLEIATTLTVRASTAPPKS; from the coding sequence ATGAGCCGGGCGGATCCAGAAGACGGGCGGGCGACCTTGGCGGACTACGCGGCTGACGGGCCGGTGGACGGCAACGACGGGCAGGGCGACACGTCCCGGCCGGTCACGATCGCGTTCATCGCCGAGTCGGCGGGGGTCTCGGTCCCCACCGTGTCCAAGGTGATCAACGGCAAGTCCGGCGTTTCCGCCGACACGCGCGCACGCGTCGAGGAGCTGGTCAACAGGTACGGCTACCGCAAGCCGACGGGTGCCCACCGGAACAACGTCGTGGAACTGGTGTTCCGCGAGCTCAAGCACATGTGGGCGGTCGAGATCATCCGGGGCGTCGAACGGGTGGCCCGCCAACACCGCGTGGGCGTCATGGTGTCCGAGTTCGGGCTGCACGACGCGGACCCGCTCACCTGGGACGACACCGTCTCCCGGCGCCCCAACTGCGTCCTGTCCGTGGCCCAGCTCTCCGAGGCCGAGCGCGAGCAGCTGAAGGCGAAGGGCATCCCGTTCGTCGTCGTCGACCCGGCCACGGAACTGCCGGACGACGTCCCGTTCGTGGGCGCCACCAACTGGTCGGGCGGCCGGGCCGCGACCCGCCACCTGACCGAACTCGGACACCGTCGCATCGCCATGATCAGCGGCCCGCCGGACCAGCTGTACTGCTGCGCCCGCCTGGACGGATACCGCTCCGCGATGCGCTCCGCCGACCTGCCGGTCGAGCCGGAACTCGTCGTGTACGCACCGCTCACCAGTGAGGACGGCTACGCGGCGGCGTGTTCGCTGCTGGCGCTGCCCGAGCGCCCGACAGCGGTCTTCGCCGCCAACGACCTGCAGGCGCTCGGCGTCTACCAGGCGGCACGCGAGGCCGGTCTGCGTATCCCCGACGACCTGAGTGTCGTCGGCTTCGACGACCTGCCGGTCGTGGCCTGGGTCGACCCGCCCCTGACCACCGTTCACCAGCCCCTCACCGAGATGGCCGCGGCCGCGACCGAGCTGGCGCTCACGCTCGGTCGGGGCGAGGCCGCACCCCAGGCCGGGTTGGAGATCGCGACGACCCTGACGGTCCGGGCCAGCACAGCACCTCCCAAGAGCTGA
- a CDS encoding glycoside hydrolase family 43 protein, with the protein MRVTSVSEQGSTISNPVIPGFYPDPSVCRAGDDYYLACSSFEYFPGVPILHSRDLVHWTQIGNALDRPGQLRLPQDTASSGGIYAPTLRHHDGRFWLIVTNVSADGNLLVTATDPAGPWSDPILLPGVHGIDPDIAWDEDGNCWCTTAGVGQIRLDPHTGETFGERRQLWSGAPGAKAPEAPHLYRIGDHWYLLIAEGGTERGHGVSIARGSAPTGPFEPCPANPILTHRGTDHPIQNTGHADLVQGPDGSWWMVLLGVRPGGGTPGWHVLGRETCLAPVEWIDGWPVVGELSPVMPAPPWPLQPPAVAPERRDGFDVTELAPYWISLRHRPAEDCSTKERPGWLTLRARGASLDDADVTFVGRRQQHPSCRVRTLVDAAEGRGGLAVRLDENHHYSVEATSGQVQVAARIGPLNTVVASRPSPPGPVVLRVETAPVKTVNDARTGPDLVSLGFEEPDGTFVALASLDGRYLSTEVAGGFTGRVFGMFASTGSVHFDWFDYEPLEG; encoded by the coding sequence ATGAGGGTGACGAGCGTGTCCGAGCAGGGAAGCACCATCAGTAACCCGGTGATCCCCGGCTTCTACCCCGACCCGTCCGTCTGCCGGGCGGGCGACGACTACTACCTCGCGTGCTCCAGCTTCGAGTACTTCCCCGGCGTCCCCATCCTCCACAGCCGGGACCTGGTGCACTGGACCCAGATCGGCAACGCGCTCGACCGCCCGGGCCAACTGCGTCTGCCGCAGGACACAGCCTCCTCCGGGGGGATCTACGCACCCACCCTGCGCCACCACGACGGCCGGTTCTGGCTGATCGTCACGAACGTCAGCGCCGACGGCAATCTGCTGGTCACTGCCACCGACCCGGCCGGCCCTTGGTCCGATCCGATCCTGCTGCCCGGGGTGCACGGCATCGACCCGGACATCGCCTGGGACGAGGACGGCAACTGCTGGTGCACCACCGCCGGAGTCGGACAGATCCGCCTCGACCCCCACACCGGGGAGACGTTCGGTGAGCGCCGCCAGCTGTGGTCCGGCGCGCCCGGCGCCAAGGCCCCCGAAGCGCCCCACCTGTACCGGATCGGCGACCACTGGTACCTGCTCATCGCCGAAGGGGGCACGGAGCGGGGCCACGGGGTCTCGATCGCCCGCGGCAGCGCGCCCACGGGCCCGTTCGAGCCCTGCCCGGCCAACCCGATCCTGACCCACCGCGGCACCGACCACCCCATCCAGAACACCGGCCACGCCGACCTGGTGCAGGGCCCCGACGGCTCGTGGTGGATGGTGCTGCTGGGCGTACGGCCGGGTGGCGGCACCCCCGGCTGGCACGTACTGGGCCGGGAGACCTGTCTGGCGCCGGTCGAGTGGATCGACGGCTGGCCCGTGGTCGGCGAACTGTCGCCCGTCATGCCAGCACCGCCCTGGCCCCTCCAGCCACCCGCCGTCGCGCCGGAGCGCCGGGACGGCTTCGACGTGACCGAGTTGGCGCCGTACTGGATCTCGTTGCGTCATCGCCCCGCAGAGGACTGCTCCACGAAGGAACGGCCCGGCTGGCTGACCCTGCGTGCCCGGGGCGCATCGCTCGATGACGCCGACGTGACGTTCGTGGGACGCAGGCAGCAGCATCCGTCGTGCCGGGTACGCACCCTGGTCGACGCGGCGGAAGGGCGGGGCGGCCTGGCCGTCCGCCTCGACGAGAACCACCACTACTCCGTCGAGGCGACCTCCGGGCAGGTACAGGTCGCTGCCCGCATCGGCCCGTTGAACACCGTGGTGGCATCCCGGCCGTCGCCCCCGGGGCCTGTGGTGCTCCGCGTGGAGACGGCCCCGGTGAAAACCGTGAACGACGCGCGCACCGGCCCCGACCTCGTCTCGCTCGGCTTCGAGGAGCCGGACGGCACCTTCGTCGCACTCGCCTCGCTGGACGGCCGGTACCTGTCCACGGAGGTCGCCGGCGGCTTCACGGGCCGGGTGTTCGGCATGTTCGCCTCCACCGGCTCCGTTCACTTCGACTGGTTCGACTACGAACCGCTGGAGGGCTGA
- a CDS encoding SRPBCC family protein codes for MAVRHRLIKVSPQAVWAVLADGTRYAEWVVGTSASEPVRGRWPQVDSAIEYEIRVGPLRLSNETVVRYCEEGSELGLEARAGVLGTARISIELRPWGPYCLVIADEHPLQGVGGALHNVGMEALLQLRHRAMLARLARLCEAQTEAGTEAQTEAEQPPSLHGRRRAAAHGTGGHA; via the coding sequence ATGGCGGTACGGCATCGTCTGATCAAGGTGAGTCCGCAGGCTGTGTGGGCTGTCCTCGCGGACGGCACCCGGTATGCGGAGTGGGTGGTGGGAACGTCGGCCTCCGAGCCGGTGCGGGGGCGGTGGCCACAGGTGGACTCGGCGATCGAGTACGAGATCCGCGTGGGTCCCCTGCGGCTGAGCAACGAGACAGTCGTCCGGTACTGCGAAGAGGGATCCGAGCTGGGACTGGAGGCGCGGGCCGGCGTGCTGGGAACGGCTCGGATCTCCATCGAGCTCCGCCCCTGGGGACCGTACTGCCTGGTGATCGCGGACGAACACCCGCTGCAGGGAGTGGGCGGAGCGCTCCACAACGTGGGTATGGAGGCGCTGCTCCAGCTGCGGCATCGCGCGATGCTCGCCCGGCTCGCGCGGCTCTGCGAGGCCCAGACCGAGGCTGGGACCGAGGCCCAGACCGAAGCCGAACAGCCTCCGAGTCTCCACGGGCGGCGCAGGGCGGCGGCCCACGGCACCGGCGGCCATGCCTGA
- a CDS encoding phytoene desaturase family protein, with amino-acid sequence MPDAVVIGAGPNGLVAANLLADAGWSVEVIEEQPQPGGAVRHDREVDPEFVSDLFSSFYPLAAASPVLARLGLEEHGLRWSHAPLVLAHPLGDGRCAVLSREADATAESLDAFHQGDGDAWKRLHATWERLGPDIVDALFTPFPPLRATARLAVRLKAAGGLRMARTLVTPVRRMGDEEFQGEGGKLLLAGNALHADLAPEAAGSGGYGWLLSMLGQTYGFPVPAGGAGALTAALVSRLRARGGSLRCGQRVRRILVRDGRAAGVLTADGETVAARRAVLADVSAPALYDGLVDAEHLPAQLMADLKRFQWDFATFKVDWACDGPVPWQAEAAARAGTVHLADGVDELTRGAAQIAMGEVPDRPFALFGQMTTADPSRSPQGTEAAWAYTHVPHVIKSDAGDEGLTGAWNSTEQEVMADRIERQVERFAPGFRSRIHARRVLAPPTLQSLDRNLHGGAINGGTAALHQQLFFRPTPGTGRPETPVDGLYLASASAHPGGGVHGAPGANAARAALRRHRLPGLTLAQRVLAHRDRTGRRTGRPR; translated from the coding sequence ATGCCTGACGCGGTGGTGATCGGAGCCGGCCCCAACGGGCTGGTGGCCGCCAACCTGCTCGCCGACGCCGGATGGAGCGTGGAGGTCATCGAGGAACAGCCCCAGCCGGGCGGCGCGGTGCGTCACGACAGGGAGGTCGATCCCGAATTCGTCAGCGACCTCTTCAGCTCGTTCTATCCCCTCGCCGCCGCGTCACCGGTGCTGGCCCGTCTCGGTCTCGAAGAGCACGGTCTGCGCTGGAGTCACGCGCCACTCGTACTGGCCCACCCTCTCGGCGACGGCAGGTGCGCGGTCCTCTCCCGCGAGGCCGACGCCACCGCCGAGTCCCTCGACGCCTTCCACCAGGGTGACGGGGACGCCTGGAAACGCCTGCACGCGACATGGGAACGCCTCGGCCCGGACATCGTGGACGCGCTGTTCACCCCTTTCCCGCCGCTGCGCGCCACCGCCCGCCTCGCCGTCCGGCTGAAGGCGGCAGGCGGCCTGCGGATGGCCCGCACCCTGGTCACACCGGTGCGCCGCATGGGCGACGAGGAGTTCCAGGGAGAAGGCGGCAAACTGCTGCTGGCCGGGAACGCGCTGCACGCCGACCTCGCGCCGGAGGCCGCGGGCAGCGGCGGCTACGGCTGGCTGCTGTCCATGCTCGGACAGACGTACGGCTTCCCCGTGCCGGCCGGTGGCGCGGGTGCCCTGACAGCCGCCCTCGTCAGCCGGCTGCGGGCGCGCGGCGGAAGCCTCCGCTGCGGGCAGCGGGTCCGCCGCATCCTGGTGCGCGACGGCCGGGCCGCCGGGGTCCTCACCGCCGACGGCGAGACGGTGGCCGCGCGCCGCGCCGTACTGGCGGACGTGTCCGCGCCGGCCCTCTACGACGGACTCGTCGACGCGGAGCACCTGCCGGCCCAGCTGATGGCCGACCTGAAGCGCTTCCAGTGGGACTTCGCCACGTTCAAGGTCGACTGGGCCTGCGACGGGCCCGTGCCGTGGCAGGCCGAGGCGGCGGCGCGGGCCGGCACCGTCCACCTCGCCGACGGAGTGGACGAACTCACCCGCGGCGCCGCCCAGATCGCCATGGGCGAGGTACCAGACCGTCCCTTCGCCCTGTTCGGCCAGATGACGACCGCGGACCCCTCCCGCTCACCCCAAGGCACCGAAGCCGCGTGGGCGTACACCCATGTGCCGCACGTCATCAAGTCCGACGCGGGCGACGAGGGCCTGACAGGCGCCTGGAACAGCACGGAGCAGGAGGTGATGGCCGACCGGATCGAACGTCAGGTCGAGCGGTTCGCGCCCGGTTTCCGCTCCCGGATCCACGCCCGGCGCGTGCTGGCCCCGCCCACCCTCCAGTCACTCGACCGCAACCTGCACGGCGGTGCCATCAACGGCGGCACCGCGGCACTGCACCAGCAGCTCTTCTTCCGCCCGACCCCCGGCACCGGCCGCCCCGAGACCCCCGTGGACGGTCTCTACCTCGCCTCCGCCTCCGCCCACCCGGGCGGCGGGGTCCACGGAGCTCCCGGCGCCAACGCCGCCCGCGCGGCGCTGCGCCGACATCGGCTGCCCGGCCTCACCCTCGCCCAACGCGTCCTCGCCCACCGG
- a CDS encoding FadR/GntR family transcriptional regulator, producing the protein MVTHPGRGLHGQAVEELGRRIIRGDYPPGSVVDPIKFESELGVSKTVVREAMRVLASKGLLESKQKRGTTIRPRADWNLLDSDLLRWQGSSAPTDGFLEDLAEVRAIVEPAGARLAAARRTTSDLDAMRQALDAMAAAGTDADAMVEADLAFHRALLDAAHNELLSRMEVVVEAGLRVRDRIVHGARHFSDSIPVHRELLDAVAAGDPDAAVAAVESLLAQATDDLAAVRADRGDAGTDTLPKEVP; encoded by the coding sequence GTGGTGACCCATCCCGGTAGGGGGCTGCACGGCCAAGCGGTGGAGGAACTGGGCCGGCGCATCATCCGCGGCGACTACCCCCCGGGTTCCGTGGTGGACCCGATCAAGTTCGAGTCGGAGCTCGGCGTCAGCAAGACCGTGGTGCGCGAGGCGATGCGCGTGCTGGCGTCCAAGGGCCTGCTCGAGTCGAAGCAGAAACGCGGTACGACCATCCGGCCCCGGGCCGACTGGAACCTGCTCGACAGCGACCTGCTGCGCTGGCAGGGCAGCAGCGCTCCCACCGACGGCTTCCTGGAGGACCTCGCCGAGGTCCGCGCGATAGTCGAGCCCGCCGGAGCACGGCTCGCCGCCGCCCGCCGCACCACCTCCGACCTGGACGCGATGCGGCAGGCCCTCGACGCGATGGCGGCGGCGGGGACGGACGCGGACGCGATGGTCGAGGCGGACCTCGCCTTCCACCGCGCCCTGCTGGACGCTGCGCACAATGAACTGCTGAGCCGCATGGAGGTCGTCGTCGAGGCCGGTCTGCGCGTCCGCGACCGGATCGTGCACGGCGCCCGGCACTTCTCCGACTCCATCCCCGTGCACCGGGAACTGCTGGACGCGGTGGCGGCGGGCGACCCGGACGCCGCGGTGGCCGCCGTCGAATCCCTCCTGGCGCAGGCGACCGACGACCTGGCGGCCGTACGGGCGGACCGGGGCGACGCCGGGACCGACACGCTGCCGAAGGAAGTTCCTTGA
- a CDS encoding VOC family protein — translation MKIRLTSVFVDDQAKAEHFYTEILGFVKKHDVPVGEKDRWLTVVSPDEPDGTELLLEPAGHPAVKTYRDALVEDGIPLAQFAVGDVQAEYERLRGLGVRFTQEPLEMGPVTTAVLDDTCGNLIQIATQPQ, via the coding sequence ATGAAGATCCGTCTGACCAGCGTCTTCGTCGACGACCAGGCCAAGGCCGAGCACTTCTACACCGAGATCCTCGGCTTCGTGAAGAAGCACGACGTCCCGGTGGGCGAGAAGGACCGCTGGCTCACCGTCGTCTCCCCCGACGAGCCCGACGGCACCGAACTCCTTCTGGAGCCCGCCGGCCATCCGGCCGTCAAGACCTACCGCGACGCGCTCGTCGAGGACGGTATCCCGCTCGCCCAGTTCGCCGTGGGCGACGTGCAGGCGGAGTACGAGCGCCTGCGCGGCCTCGGCGTGCGCTTCACCCAGGAGCCCCTGGAGATGGGCCCCGTCACCACCGCCGTCCTCGACGACACCTGCGGCAACCTGATCCAGATCGCGACACAGCCGCAGTAG
- a CDS encoding DUF4157 domain-containing protein → MRTRGSDKAGDERKADRASAVTAAGSPARQQPDLSSPQGLLALQGTTGNAAVVQLLRRAGHSWAREEHRHGADCGHQSPAEPTVQRSAVHDVLRAPGQPLDSATRTDMEARLGADFSDVRIHDDSVARASAAEVGARAYTSGSHVVIGDGGADKHTLAHELTHVIQQRQGPVAGTDNGGGLKVSDPSDRFEQAAEANAHRVMSGPARPAAQRAADARRTAADSQGVHSGAVVQRAPGDDPQEMLHEKHWKDRMTDAGFPLLPPKAPKKKGKASAAPKRKLEDVLHTVGPGLLAQLAEKSGKGPQRLKLYRSMLTSEAAAIEEWKGKAADTEAWMQRESSDGSGIAKRYREAVDGGRGPIGAMPVKNHLGDEGQAAEYFNDEDTQVLMEFTLKEGAEELLFHPEYMAISGDKGTPYHIRKTREAETGSAFPQAAAGEGTLPGYIGLKPEKKEPFSLSIGDTDITRLLFQLFVEDVRVVKGGKNL, encoded by the coding sequence GTGCGGACACGCGGTAGCGACAAGGCAGGCGACGAGAGGAAGGCCGACCGGGCCTCCGCCGTCACGGCGGCGGGATCGCCCGCGCGGCAGCAACCCGATCTGTCGTCGCCACAGGGACTGCTCGCACTGCAGGGCACCACGGGCAACGCCGCGGTCGTCCAGCTGCTCCGTCGAGCCGGCCATTCCTGGGCCCGGGAGGAGCACCGGCACGGCGCCGACTGCGGTCACCAGAGCCCCGCGGAGCCCACCGTGCAGCGCTCGGCCGTCCACGACGTCCTGCGCGCCCCCGGCCAGCCCCTGGACAGCGCCACCCGTACGGACATGGAGGCGCGGCTCGGCGCCGACTTCTCGGATGTCCGCATTCACGACGACAGCGTGGCGAGGGCTTCCGCCGCCGAGGTCGGCGCCCGTGCCTACACCTCCGGCAGTCACGTGGTCATCGGCGACGGTGGTGCGGACAAGCACACTCTCGCCCACGAGCTCACCCATGTCATCCAGCAGCGTCAGGGGCCGGTGGCGGGCACCGACAACGGCGGCGGACTGAAGGTCTCCGACCCGTCCGACCGGTTCGAACAGGCCGCGGAAGCCAACGCGCACAGGGTGATGTCGGGCCCGGCCCGGCCCGCGGCGCAGCGGGCGGCCGACGCTCGTCGGACGGCGGCGGACTCTCAGGGCGTTCACTCCGGAGCGGTCGTTCAGCGGGCACCCGGTGACGACCCGCAGGAAATGCTCCATGAGAAACACTGGAAAGACAGGATGACGGACGCGGGATTCCCGCTCCTTCCGCCCAAGGCGCCGAAGAAGAAGGGCAAGGCGTCCGCAGCTCCGAAGCGGAAACTGGAAGACGTTCTGCACACTGTCGGACCGGGGCTCCTGGCTCAACTGGCGGAGAAGAGCGGAAAAGGCCCGCAGCGTCTGAAGCTCTACAGGTCGATGCTCACGAGCGAGGCCGCCGCCATCGAGGAATGGAAGGGAAAGGCCGCCGATACGGAGGCGTGGATGCAGCGGGAGAGCAGCGACGGCAGCGGGATCGCGAAGCGGTACCGTGAGGCGGTGGACGGAGGCCGCGGCCCGATCGGAGCCATGCCCGTGAAGAATCACCTGGGTGACGAGGGGCAGGCCGCCGAATACTTCAACGATGAAGACACCCAGGTCTTGATGGAGTTCACACTCAAAGAAGGCGCGGAGGAGCTCCTGTTCCATCCGGAATACATGGCGATATCCGGCGACAAGGGAACTCCCTATCACATCAGGAAAACCCGCGAGGCTGAGACCGGCAGCGCATTCCCGCAAGCCGCAGCCGGTGAAGGTACGCTTCCGGGCTACATCGGTCTGAAGCCTGAGAAGAAGGAGCCGTTCAGCCTTTCCATCGGCGACACCGACATCACGCGCCTTCTCTTTCAGCTGTTCGTGGAGGACGTGCGAGTCGTGAAGGGCGGAAAGAACCTGTAG
- a CDS encoding cellulase family glycosylhydrolase: protein MTRRLARLLPRRHRSSHPPRRLTALVLALILLPLLPGTARAADPPVPPASSPAARSAVAAMQPGWNLGNTYDAIPDETSWGNPPVTRALFQKVKSQGFKSIRLPVTWGIHQGSAPGHTIDPAWMAKVRQVVDLALDEDLYVLLNMHHDSWMWVNNLSADHDAVLARYRATWTQIAAEFRDRSPRLVLESINEPTFGNTSGDDENYRLLAELNKAFHRIVRESGGGNANRLLVLPTLYTNADQGRLDALATELADLRDPMVATTVHFYGWWPFSVNIAGYTRFDATSEQDLTATFDRAYNAFTARGIPVVIGEYALLAYDHNRPGIIQRGEQRKYFEFLGDYARRRDLTTMLWDAGQFLNRNTLQWRDPELFGQIRSSWTTRSGTASSDLVFLPKSGALTGQDLTLNPNGTDFQGLRHGSRNLVKGRDYTVSGNRLTLTATALTELAGDRAYGVNATLEARFSRGVPWRIDVITYDRPVLSNASGGTSGLTVPTQFRGDMLATMEARYDDGSNAGPASWTSFQQWDTAFSAYTNDSVKLTAEFFTSLRDNSRVTLTFHFWSGAKATYYVTKSGSTVTGSPA from the coding sequence ATGACGAGAAGACTCGCAAGGCTTCTTCCGCGACGACACCGGTCGTCGCACCCCCCACGGAGACTGACGGCACTCGTTCTGGCGCTCATCCTGCTCCCGCTGCTGCCCGGCACCGCGCGGGCCGCCGATCCGCCCGTGCCCCCGGCCAGTTCCCCGGCCGCCCGCAGCGCGGTCGCGGCCATGCAGCCCGGATGGAATCTGGGCAACACCTACGACGCCATCCCGGACGAGACCTCCTGGGGCAACCCTCCGGTGACGCGGGCCCTCTTCCAGAAGGTCAAGTCGCAGGGGTTCAAGAGCATTCGCCTGCCCGTCACCTGGGGCATCCACCAGGGTTCCGCGCCCGGCCACACGATCGACCCGGCGTGGATGGCGAAGGTGCGCCAGGTCGTCGACCTGGCCCTGGACGAGGACCTGTACGTACTGCTCAACATGCACCACGACTCCTGGATGTGGGTCAACAACCTCTCCGCCGACCACGACGCCGTCCTCGCCCGCTACCGCGCCACCTGGACCCAGATAGCGGCGGAGTTCAGGGACAGGTCGCCCAGGCTGGTGCTGGAGAGCATCAACGAGCCCACGTTCGGCAACACGTCCGGTGACGACGAGAACTACCGGCTGCTGGCCGAACTCAACAAGGCCTTCCACCGGATCGTCCGCGAGTCCGGCGGCGGGAACGCGAACCGTCTGCTCGTGCTGCCCACGCTGTACACCAACGCCGACCAGGGCCGCCTCGACGCGCTGGCCACCGAGCTGGCGGACCTGCGCGATCCCATGGTGGCCACGACGGTCCATTTCTACGGGTGGTGGCCGTTCAGCGTGAACATCGCCGGGTACACCCGGTTCGACGCGACCTCGGAGCAGGACCTGACCGCCACCTTCGACCGCGCGTACAACGCCTTCACCGCACGCGGCATACCCGTCGTCATCGGCGAGTACGCCCTGCTGGCCTACGACCACAACCGCCCCGGCATCATCCAGCGGGGCGAGCAGCGCAAGTACTTCGAGTTCCTGGGCGACTACGCCCGTCGGCGCGACCTCACCACCATGCTGTGGGACGCCGGCCAGTTCCTGAACCGCAACACCCTGCAGTGGCGCGACCCGGAGCTGTTCGGCCAGATCAGGTCGAGCTGGACGACCCGTTCCGGGACCGCCTCCAGCGACCTGGTGTTCCTCCCGAAGTCGGGCGCTCTCACCGGCCAGGACCTCACGCTGAACCCGAACGGCACCGACTTCCAGGGACTGCGGCACGGCTCCCGCAACCTCGTGAAGGGCAGGGACTACACGGTCAGCGGCAACCGGCTCACACTGACGGCCACCGCGCTGACCGAGCTGGCCGGCGACCGGGCGTACGGGGTGAACGCGACGCTGGAGGCCAGGTTCTCCCGGGGTGTCCCGTGGCGGATCGATGTGATCACCTACGACAGACCCGTCCTGTCGAACGCCTCGGGCGGCACCAGCGGCCTGACCGTCCCCACCCAGTTCCGCGGCGACATGCTCGCGACCATGGAGGCCAGGTACGACGACGGGAGCAACGCGGGCCCGGCGAGCTGGACTTCCTTCCAGCAGTGGGACACCGCGTTCTCGGCGTACACCAACGACTCCGTCAAGCTGACCGCCGAGTTCTTCACCTCGCTGCGGGACAACTCCCGGGTGACGCTCACCTTCCACTTCTGGAGTGGCGCCAAGGCCACGTACTACGTCACCAAGTCGGGCAGTACCGTGACCGGTTCGCCCGCCTGA
- a CDS encoding amidohydrolase family protein: MNDHPMAPVAPAGSPPPSPPTGSRGTPSDVPVGEEAREIRRFWESLGLPGLVDVHTHFMPERVLRKVWEYFDALGPLTGGMEWPITYRKEEAERAALLRAFGVRAFTAMLYPHKPGMARWLNGWAADFARRTPDCLHTATLYPEPDVEGYVREAVEAGARVFKAHVQVGAYDPADELLQRAWGVLAEAGIPVVIHCGSGPAPGKHTGPEPIARVLARHPRLRLVVAHMGMPEYEEFFGLAERYGEVRLDTTMAFTDFSEGFMPFPSRALPRLAALGDRVLLGSDFPSIPYPYVHQLHALERLGLGEEWLRAVCHDNAAELFRL; this comes from the coding sequence ATGAACGATCACCCCATGGCACCTGTCGCCCCTGCCGGTTCGCCGCCGCCGTCCCCGCCCACGGGTTCGCGCGGGACGCCGAGTGACGTGCCCGTGGGCGAGGAAGCCAGAGAGATCCGCCGGTTCTGGGAGTCGCTCGGTCTCCCCGGGCTGGTCGACGTCCACACGCACTTCATGCCCGAACGCGTCCTGCGGAAGGTGTGGGAGTACTTCGACGCGCTGGGACCGCTGACCGGTGGGATGGAGTGGCCGATCACGTACCGGAAGGAGGAGGCGGAACGGGCGGCCCTGCTCCGGGCGTTCGGCGTGCGGGCGTTCACCGCGATGCTCTACCCGCACAAGCCGGGCATGGCCCGGTGGCTGAACGGCTGGGCGGCCGACTTCGCCCGCCGCACTCCCGACTGCCTGCACACCGCCACCCTCTACCCCGAGCCGGACGTCGAAGGGTACGTCCGGGAGGCCGTCGAGGCGGGCGCGCGCGTCTTCAAGGCGCATGTGCAGGTGGGGGCGTACGACCCGGCCGACGAACTCCTGCAGCGGGCATGGGGGGTGCTGGCCGAGGCCGGTATCCCTGTGGTGATCCACTGCGGCTCCGGGCCCGCGCCCGGCAAGCACACCGGCCCCGAGCCGATCGCGCGGGTGCTGGCGCGACATCCCCGACTGCGGCTGGTCGTCGCGCACATGGGGATGCCCGAGTACGAGGAGTTCTTCGGCCTCGCCGAGCGGTACGGGGAAGTGCGGCTGGACACCACGATGGCGTTCACCGACTTCAGCGAGGGGTTCATGCCGTTCCCCAGCCGGGCCCTGCCCCGGCTGGCGGCGCTCGGTGACCGTGTTCTCCTCGGCTCCGACTTCCCCAGCATCCCCTACCCGTACGTGCACCAACTCCACGCCCTGGAGCGACTGGGCCTGGGAGAGGAATGGCTGCGGGCGGTGTGCCACGACAACGCGGCAGAGCTGTTCAGGTTGTGA
- a CDS encoding ArsR/SmtB family transcription factor: MADDLFKALADPTRRTILDELTEKSGQTLFEICSRLTMKHQLGISRQAISQHLAVLEAAGLVETRREGRYKFHDLNTAPLRQIAERWLVPDTSGPQESTP; this comes from the coding sequence GTGGCCGACGACCTGTTCAAAGCCTTGGCCGATCCCACCCGCCGGACCATCCTCGACGAGCTCACAGAGAAGTCCGGACAGACACTGTTCGAGATCTGTTCGCGGCTGACCATGAAGCATCAGCTCGGCATCTCGCGTCAGGCGATCTCCCAGCACCTCGCCGTGCTGGAGGCCGCCGGGCTCGTCGAGACCAGGCGGGAGGGGCGCTACAAGTTCCACGACCTGAACACGGCCCCGCTGCGGCAGATCGCCGAGCGGTGGCTCGTGCCCGACACCTCCGGACCACAGGAGAGCACCCCATGA